From the genome of Haloferax mediterranei ATCC 33500, one region includes:
- a CDS encoding helix-turn-helix domain-containing protein — MRYASGVLIWNDGQLHPLETAIEACPAVTIDTSYQISRVGDRLVELCEFSGDMARLEQLLECEGSVHDFAVTRETGLAYVEYSQSPSMELLFDILVAYSLVLVPPLVYTDDYTDRGVRLTVVGTESAITCITADLPPEVDIYPESLGEYVPKRGQLVDLLTERQRTVFEAAVELGYYEVPREATHEEIAAAVGRAPATVSEQLQRIEANLLPRYLDTEFGRI, encoded by the coding sequence ATGCGCTATGCGTCCGGGGTGCTCATCTGGAATGACGGGCAACTCCACCCACTGGAGACCGCTATCGAAGCCTGTCCTGCCGTGACGATCGACACGAGCTATCAAATCAGCAGAGTCGGTGACCGGCTGGTTGAACTGTGCGAGTTTTCGGGCGATATGGCTCGGCTCGAACAGCTCCTCGAATGCGAAGGCTCCGTCCACGACTTCGCGGTCACGCGAGAAACCGGCCTCGCGTACGTCGAATACAGCCAATCGCCGTCCATGGAGCTGCTGTTCGACATCCTCGTTGCGTACTCGCTCGTTCTCGTGCCGCCTCTTGTGTACACAGACGACTACACAGATCGTGGCGTTCGCCTCACGGTCGTTGGGACTGAATCTGCGATCACATGTATTACAGCTGACCTTCCCCCCGAGGTCGACATCTATCCGGAGTCCCTTGGTGAGTACGTCCCCAAACGCGGCCAGCTTGTGGACCTACTCACCGAACGGCAACGAACGGTGTTCGAGGCTGCCGTCGAACTGGGCTACTACGAGGTCCCACGGGAAGCGACACACGAGGAGATTGCGGCGGCGGTCGGACGTGCTCCAGCGACGGTCTCGGAGCAACTCCAGCGAATCGAAGCGAATCTGCTGCCGCGCTACCTCGACACGGAGTTTGGACGTATATGA
- a CDS encoding ATP-binding protein: MEDQLYPSDVKDWTWDTIEFLADNDVPESTYLEYKKHLSYPTGENSDKSKQKWRRNLEREFTAFANGCGGILVFGMADSIDPAPFEPPEHEVRRTVNQYIKDTTPVVEIYVSDPLIPPSENTDRIALAVRVFEASRKPVKASDSSYFVRVNDQKQPMSREQLESMFVEADRRQQAVRQLEFEISRFVNSFEENIEEVPNRDHIPPLEAVDEQSLRGALRQNTHLFSDENIQEDIIEVMGILDEISSAKREFDEGCRNMGRVEHDSYSELNKVTQVKIFDLSCRLDSKLRDVKKKTQLEFP, translated from the coding sequence ATGGAAGACCAGCTGTATCCGTCCGACGTTAAGGATTGGACTTGGGATACGATTGAGTTCCTAGCTGACAACGACGTCCCAGAGAGTACCTACTTGGAATACAAGAAGCATCTATCGTATCCTACTGGAGAAAATTCAGATAAGTCAAAACAAAAGTGGCGAAGAAACCTTGAACGAGAGTTCACTGCATTTGCCAATGGATGTGGTGGGATTCTTGTTTTTGGTATGGCTGATTCGATTGATCCAGCGCCGTTTGAACCACCGGAACATGAGGTCAGACGAACAGTCAATCAATATATTAAGGATACAACGCCAGTTGTAGAAATCTATGTCTCCGACCCACTCATCCCCCCGAGCGAGAATACCGACAGAATAGCGCTTGCAGTTCGTGTCTTTGAGGCCTCGCGTAAGCCAGTCAAGGCATCTGATTCGTCCTATTTTGTCCGCGTCAACGACCAGAAGCAGCCGATGAGTCGAGAGCAGTTAGAGTCGATGTTCGTTGAGGCAGATCGTCGCCAACAGGCAGTCCGGCAACTAGAGTTTGAGATCTCTCGGTTTGTGAATTCATTTGAAGAGAATATAGAGGAGGTACCAAACCGGGATCACATTCCGCCTCTTGAGGCAGTTGACGAACAATCACTAAGGGGGGCTCTTCGACAGAACACCCACCTCTTTAGCGATGAAAATATTCAAGAAGATATTATTGAAGTGATGGGAATATTGGATGAAATAAGCTCGGCGAAACGCGAATTTGATGAAGGCTGTAGAAATATGGGTCGTGTCGAACATGACAGTTATAGTGAATTGAACAAAGTAACCCAAGTCAAAATTTTTGATCTTAGCTGTCGTCTAGACTCCAAATTGAGAGATGTCAAAAAGAAGACTCAACTGGAATTCCCGTGA
- a CDS encoding saccharopine dehydrogenase family protein, whose translation MARPDAAVLVVGGYGTIGRTVCTELADRTQGEILAAGRSQKNARRFASSVAGVEPRTFDVSDSAGYADALADVGTVVMCLDQDTPQFAKACLERGIDYVDISPTDALLRAIESFDDLARERGATAVLSVGLSPGLTNLFVAEATAELDTVDRADITLLLGIGDAFGPDTVKWTIEDALGDFSVRRDGESTSVTGLTDPRVVEIPGWGRRRAYRANLADQHVLARTTAIPTIESRLCYDSRIVTRYLAVLRRTGLYQPVVSALGVDEIVRLTDAIPFGSNESVINVEVSGRVNGRATRIKRWVRGPDQARATAIVTARVVEAVGPPQPAGVHHIQELFKSSPFCDVLVTAGYSVGRAEQWEEPS comes from the coding sequence ATGGCCCGTCCTGACGCAGCTGTGCTCGTCGTCGGTGGCTACGGCACGATTGGCCGGACTGTCTGTACGGAGCTCGCCGACCGGACACAGGGGGAAATACTCGCTGCTGGTCGCTCGCAGAAAAATGCCCGCCGATTTGCCAGTTCGGTCGCTGGCGTCGAGCCCCGCACGTTTGATGTAAGCGACAGTGCGGGATATGCGGACGCGCTCGCTGACGTGGGGACGGTGGTCATGTGTCTGGATCAAGACACGCCACAGTTCGCGAAAGCCTGTCTCGAGCGCGGCATCGATTACGTCGATATCTCGCCGACGGACGCGCTTCTCCGGGCTATCGAGTCGTTCGACGATCTCGCTCGGGAACGAGGCGCGACGGCCGTACTCAGTGTCGGACTGTCTCCCGGACTGACGAACCTCTTCGTTGCTGAAGCAACCGCAGAACTCGATACAGTCGACCGAGCGGACATCACCCTACTGCTGGGTATTGGTGACGCGTTCGGCCCAGATACGGTTAAATGGACAATCGAGGACGCACTTGGGGACTTCTCGGTGCGGCGTGACGGCGAGTCGACTTCAGTGACTGGCCTCACCGATCCCCGGGTGGTCGAGATTCCTGGCTGGGGGCGGCGCCGAGCGTATCGGGCAAATCTCGCAGATCAGCACGTGCTTGCCCGGACGACGGCCATCCCGACAATCGAGAGTCGACTGTGTTACGACTCTCGCATCGTCACTCGCTATCTGGCAGTATTACGCCGCACCGGACTGTACCAGCCGGTCGTGTCGGCGCTCGGTGTCGATGAAATCGTCAGGCTGACCGATGCAATCCCGTTTGGGTCCAACGAGTCGGTAATCAACGTCGAGGTTAGCGGTCGGGTCAACGGCCGAGCAACGCGAATCAAGCGGTGGGTTCGGGGACCTGATCAAGCCCGTGCGACTGCAATCGTCACTGCTCGAGTCGTAGAGGCGGTGGGGCCGCCACAACCGGCGGGTGTCCACCACATACAGGAGCTGTTCAAGAGCTCACCGTTCTGTGATGTCTTGGTCACGGCCGGGTATAGCGTCGGGCGTGCAGAACAGTGGGAAGAGCCGTCGTAG
- a CDS encoding SRPBCC family protein — MIETSAAVQIDASPATVWPYLEEFETRWERSNPDHDGMWVVMDPKKPLRDGLRFYQREYVGPIKGMINAELRDVVEEQRFSWIGTCTYTLPLLPFTFTVEEGGTVVLDPRGGQTHLSHRVWARVPPTVLGKVAEKALTAAVDLENEVYQHTLVELEYFKNVVETDAES; from the coding sequence ATGATCGAAACAAGCGCCGCGGTCCAGATTGATGCGTCACCGGCGACCGTGTGGCCGTATCTGGAGGAATTCGAAACTCGCTGGGAACGCTCTAACCCTGACCACGACGGGATGTGGGTCGTCATGGACCCAAAAAAGCCGCTTCGCGATGGCCTCCGATTTTACCAGCGTGAGTATGTTGGCCCGATCAAAGGCATGATCAACGCTGAGCTCCGTGACGTCGTCGAAGAACAACGATTCAGTTGGATTGGTACTTGCACCTATACACTGCCCCTGCTTCCGTTCACATTCACTGTCGAAGAAGGCGGAACCGTGGTGCTCGACCCGAGAGGCGGACAGACCCATCTCTCGCATCGTGTCTGGGCTCGCGTTCCACCGACAGTACTGGGCAAAGTAGCCGAAAAGGCGTTGACGGCTGCCGTTGATCTCGAAAATGAGGTTTACCAACACACACTCGTTGAGCTTGAATACTTCAAGAATGTAGTCGAGACCGACGCCGAGAGCTGA
- a CDS encoding DUF7342 family protein, whose translation MEEPHSELQADAEERTNSPDFDALSPPEELVRGGRTRDDFFDAVLGLDSPATVGDIADLAGHGVDAAREYLEWFERMGIVTQITESPATYERNQSYLNWRRVQTLRDDYTTAELLEFLKTETTRAEDLAEEFAVASPAAVSLSKHAAATEQSIEDVWEAVSAWKTAQRRIKLLERALASESGGATDQRTAV comes from the coding sequence ATGGAAGAACCGCACTCTGAACTCCAGGCTGATGCCGAGGAGCGAACGAACTCACCAGATTTCGATGCTCTGTCCCCTCCGGAGGAACTTGTTCGTGGGGGCCGAACGCGAGACGATTTTTTTGATGCTGTGCTTGGGCTTGACAGTCCAGCTACCGTTGGGGACATCGCCGACCTCGCAGGCCACGGTGTCGATGCCGCGAGAGAGTACTTAGAGTGGTTCGAACGAATGGGAATCGTGACACAGATTACCGAGTCGCCAGCGACGTATGAACGCAACCAGTCGTACTTGAACTGGCGACGGGTCCAGACGCTCCGAGACGACTACACGACAGCAGAACTCCTTGAGTTCCTGAAGACGGAAACAACACGTGCAGAAGATTTGGCTGAGGAGTTTGCTGTCGCGTCGCCGGCAGCGGTCTCTCTCTCGAAGCACGCTGCCGCCACTGAACAATCGATAGAAGATGTTTGGGAAGCTGTTTCCGCGTGGAAAACGGCTCAACGTCGGATAAAGCTCCTTGAACGGGCGTTAGCGAGCGAGTCGGGTGGTGCAACCGACCAACGAACAGCGGTATGA
- a CDS encoding site-specific integrase, with protein sequence MQARPYPSKSGKRLWLSRDEQAKLLSLVEDEYPRRRIALDLALHGLRSDEVRNVEPRHFQPLDDNGKWRLTIPDGKTGTRDTPVSRSLRERVKYLKSAARLRVDEPVIDVSTRSLRDWIVEAREQLADDLDDDRWHDLGMHDLRRTWATDTFYSLAFEGVPIAEELTMAWGGWAMTDSGRETFRRNYLGPVPDHVTSRAMAHLDFR encoded by the coding sequence ATGCAGGCACGCCCATATCCATCGAAGTCAGGAAAGCGACTGTGGCTCTCTCGTGATGAGCAGGCCAAACTGCTCTCACTCGTCGAGGACGAATACCCGCGTCGACGCATCGCCCTTGACCTCGCACTCCACGGTCTCCGCAGCGACGAAGTCCGGAACGTCGAGCCGCGACACTTCCAGCCGCTCGACGACAACGGGAAGTGGCGACTCACGATTCCCGACGGGAAGACCGGCACGCGGGACACGCCGGTCTCGCGGAGTCTCCGCGAGCGCGTGAAGTATCTGAAGTCAGCAGCGCGACTGCGCGTCGACGAGCCGGTCATCGACGTATCCACTCGGTCGCTGCGAGACTGGATTGTCGAGGCGCGCGAGCAGTTGGCTGACGACTTGGACGACGACCGCTGGCACGACCTCGGGATGCACGACCTTCGACGAACGTGGGCGACGGACACGTTCTACTCACTCGCGTTCGAGGGCGTTCCGATTGCCGAGGAGTTGACCATGGCGTGGGGCGGGTGGGCGATGACCGACTCGGGACGTGAGACGTTCCGGCGGAACTACCTCGGTCCTGTGCCGGACCACGTGACTTCGAGGGCGATGGCTCACCTCGATTTCCGGTAA
- a CDS encoding toprim domain-containing protein, which translates to MSRAVDAAIVEGQNDRRGLRAAGFEKRIYTCSEAGRLVPFATQIDEEEVVILTDFDPAGRKLNARLRELLADSQVSPEWRRKVGALLTPYDRRDIESLNNLFRHQW; encoded by the coding sequence ATGAGCCGAGCCGTCGACGCCGCCATCGTCGAGGGACAGAACGACCGGCGTGGGCTTCGAGCCGCGGGTTTCGAGAAACGAATCTACACCTGTTCAGAGGCTGGGCGGTTGGTCCCGTTTGCGACCCAAATCGACGAGGAGGAGGTCGTTATTCTCACCGACTTCGACCCGGCAGGCCGAAAGCTGAACGCGCGGTTGCGTGAACTGCTGGCCGACTCACAGGTCAGTCCCGAGTGGCGACGTAAGGTCGGCGCGCTGTTGACGCCATACGACCGTCGGGACATCGAGTCGCTGAACAATCTCTTTCGGCACCAGTGGTAG